A single Crateriforma conspicua DNA region contains:
- a CDS encoding aspartate carbamoyltransferase catalytic subunit: MSTAETIEYPANWTRRHLLDLESLSSEEIVILLDTADKLKRMTDGCRRKLSLLTGLTCANLFFENSTRTRNSFSLAAKRLGADTVEFSSAGSSVAKGESFVDTAKTIESMGVDWVVTRHSTPGTPHLLSRELDCSVLNAGDGPHEHPTQGLLDMLTIRQHRGQIAGLTVALVGDIAHSRTARSNIWGLKKLGAHVIICGPPTLVSQRWSELGFEVSYSLDEILPRCDVLNLLRIQFERQSARPFPSVQEYAALYAMTGDRVRRSKDGILIMAPGPINRGVEITPEVADGPHSVILEQVNNGIAVRMAALWLLAGKQEV, encoded by the coding sequence ATGTCGACAGCGGAAACCATTGAGTATCCGGCGAATTGGACTCGTCGGCATTTGCTGGATTTGGAAAGCCTGTCGTCCGAAGAGATTGTCATTCTGTTGGACACGGCGGATAAGCTGAAACGCATGACCGATGGTTGTCGGCGTAAACTCTCATTGCTGACCGGCTTGACTTGTGCCAACTTGTTTTTCGAGAACAGCACACGGACGCGAAACAGTTTCTCTCTGGCGGCAAAGCGTCTGGGCGCCGACACGGTGGAATTCAGCAGCGCCGGCAGCAGCGTTGCCAAAGGCGAATCGTTTGTCGATACCGCAAAGACCATCGAATCGATGGGTGTCGACTGGGTGGTCACACGGCACAGCACGCCGGGCACGCCCCATCTGTTGTCTCGTGAACTGGACTGCAGCGTCTTAAACGCCGGCGATGGCCCCCATGAACATCCGACCCAGGGCCTTTTGGATATGCTGACGATCCGCCAGCATCGCGGACAAATCGCCGGCTTGACCGTTGCCTTGGTCGGCGACATCGCTCATAGCCGAACCGCTCGCAGTAACATCTGGGGCCTGAAAAAACTGGGGGCACATGTCATCATCTGTGGCCCACCGACGTTGGTCAGCCAACGTTGGTCGGAATTGGGATTCGAGGTTTCCTACAGCTTGGACGAAATCCTTCCCCGATGCGATGTCTTGAACCTGCTGCGGATCCAATTCGAACGCCAATCGGCACGGCCATTTCCCAGCGTTCAAGAATACGCGGCGTTGTATGCGATGACGGGTGATCGTGTGCGTCGATCCAAAGACGGGATTCTGATCATGGCACCCGGGCCAATCAATCGCGGCGTGGAAATCACTCCGGAAGTCGCCGACGGACCGCACAGTGTCATCTTGGAACAAGTCAACAACGGGATCGCGGTACGGATGGCGGCACTTTGGCTTTTAGCCGGGAAACAAGAGGTCTGA
- a CDS encoding transposase — MPRAKRTEQFVAQEVCVVHVVQRCVRRAFLAGADPVSGCDYSYRKEWIRRRMEALASAFGIDVLSYAIMSNHLHLILRNRPDVVASWADEEAAIRWLKVFPGRRLEEHLGEPTEAEVQRLCRDKPRLQEIRNRLSDISWFMRALAEPIARMANRQDDCTGRFWEGRFKAQRIVDEAGLLACSMYVDLNPVRAAVGDSPDCVPHTSAYDRIEAAKGKQINSAAFDLQPVPVSDASGQSLEVPAEKLRRAKKAKQRSSSGRRIRRDAWLANLSLDAGKLANDPEVHREGLRCSNSGYLNLSLREYMRLLRWTASAGRESMRGRQSVPKDVARALRHRGIEAEMWSELVWNWQRYFGRSGCAGSPKAMKADAENSGRRWYRGQGAVAAFFC, encoded by the coding sequence GTGCCACGTGCAAAGCGTACGGAACAGTTCGTTGCCCAAGAGGTCTGTGTGGTTCACGTGGTGCAACGCTGCGTTCGCCGAGCGTTCTTGGCAGGCGCTGATCCGGTGAGTGGATGCGATTATTCGTATCGAAAGGAATGGATCCGCAGACGTATGGAGGCGTTGGCTTCCGCTTTCGGGATCGACGTGTTGTCTTACGCAATCATGAGCAATCATTTGCATCTGATTTTGCGTAATCGCCCCGATGTTGTAGCTTCTTGGGCAGATGAAGAAGCGGCGATTCGCTGGCTGAAGGTCTTTCCGGGCCGGCGACTGGAGGAGCATCTTGGCGAACCCACGGAGGCGGAGGTGCAGCGGTTGTGTCGGGATAAGCCAAGACTGCAAGAAATTCGCAACCGGCTTTCTGATATTTCCTGGTTCATGCGTGCGCTGGCCGAACCTATTGCGCGGATGGCAAATCGTCAGGACGACTGTACCGGAAGGTTTTGGGAGGGGCGTTTCAAGGCACAGCGAATTGTCGATGAAGCCGGGCTTTTGGCGTGCAGTATGTATGTGGATCTAAATCCAGTTCGGGCCGCGGTCGGTGATTCGCCGGACTGCGTTCCGCATACTTCGGCCTATGATCGAATCGAAGCAGCGAAGGGCAAGCAAATCAATTCCGCAGCCTTTGATTTACAACCGGTTCCTGTGAGTGATGCGAGTGGACAGTCGCTCGAAGTTCCGGCTGAGAAGCTGCGTCGAGCGAAGAAAGCTAAACAGCGTTCGTCATCCGGTCGAAGGATCCGGCGCGACGCTTGGCTGGCAAATCTGTCGCTTGATGCTGGCAAGCTGGCCAATGACCCGGAGGTCCATCGCGAAGGATTGCGGTGCAGCAACAGCGGCTATCTCAATCTTTCCTTGCGAGAATACATGCGACTGCTGCGGTGGACGGCAAGTGCCGGACGAGAGTCCATGCGTGGGCGGCAATCGGTTCCCAAGGATGTTGCTCGAGCATTGCGGCATCGAGGTATTGAAGCGGAAATGTGGTCGGAATTGGTTTGGAATTGGCAGCGATACTTCGGGCGATCTGGGTGTGCAGGAAGCCCGAAAGCGATGAAGGCTGATGCAGAGAATTCTGGAAGGCGATGGTATCGCGGTCAGGGTGCCGTTGCAGCCTTCTTTTGCTGA
- a CDS encoding cation:proton antiporter, which yields MTEALIHDLMIILAAGLAAGLLCRLLNVSVLVGYLLVGVLLGPGVTGWVVDERAELAHIAEGGVFLLLFTIGLEFSLGDLRRLGRNLLVGGSVQMLLVGGPISAWLIANGQDWRSAVLVASALAFSSTVLVFKALSEWGQAHRPPGRRAIGILLFQDAALVPLLLLVPLLTGDGEAVRFGQYILLATMSVGFLAMVVAMRYVIGQWLIPTLARYRSPELVILFTIVVLGAVTWAAHLVGLPPAVGAFAAGLIFNGNRWSRQIDALVLPFRETFSAVFFIGLGMILDPALLAREPWGMLTAFVALVLVKAVAATIALRLTGLAIRPAIGMGIGLAHVGEFAFVLALLGYESGVVSHSAYEKIVALAVGTLLLTPPLMKLGFRWTRDETEMDSGQVTDVAPRRESHRVAVIGAGPIGRQVASQWEIEGKDVCVVDLSQINLHAFAQEGFRTVCGDATEAQTLQFAEVDRCFAVAVCVPVDAVAIRTVRKIRQLNRQALIVVRCRYQATLPKLKSVGADHVVSEEAEASIALTRFLATAGAKASDEGSQNV from the coding sequence ATGACCGAAGCACTGATACATGACCTGATGATCATTTTGGCGGCCGGCTTGGCCGCCGGACTGCTTTGTCGGTTGCTTAACGTGTCCGTGCTGGTGGGCTATCTGTTGGTCGGCGTCTTGCTTGGACCCGGTGTCACAGGCTGGGTCGTCGACGAACGAGCAGAGTTGGCGCACATCGCCGAAGGCGGCGTGTTTCTGTTGTTGTTCACCATCGGGTTAGAATTTTCGCTGGGTGACCTTCGTCGATTGGGACGAAATCTGTTGGTCGGCGGGTCGGTCCAAATGCTGTTGGTGGGCGGACCGATTTCGGCATGGTTGATCGCCAATGGCCAAGATTGGCGCTCGGCGGTCTTGGTGGCTTCGGCGTTGGCATTCAGTTCGACGGTGCTGGTTTTCAAAGCCCTTTCGGAATGGGGGCAAGCACATCGTCCACCCGGTCGCCGCGCGATCGGTATTCTGCTTTTTCAAGACGCGGCACTGGTGCCATTGCTTCTGTTGGTGCCGTTGTTGACCGGTGACGGCGAAGCTGTTCGATTCGGACAGTACATTCTGTTGGCAACAATGTCCGTCGGGTTTCTGGCGATGGTGGTCGCGATGCGATACGTCATCGGCCAGTGGTTGATCCCGACGTTGGCAAGATACCGAAGCCCCGAGTTGGTGATTTTGTTCACGATCGTGGTTTTGGGGGCGGTGACCTGGGCCGCACACTTGGTCGGTCTGCCTCCGGCGGTTGGTGCGTTCGCGGCCGGATTGATTTTCAACGGAAACCGGTGGTCTCGTCAGATCGACGCCCTGGTCTTGCCATTTCGCGAAACATTCTCGGCCGTGTTTTTTATCGGCTTGGGGATGATTTTGGACCCAGCGCTATTGGCCCGTGAACCCTGGGGAATGTTGACCGCCTTTGTGGCTTTGGTGCTAGTCAAAGCGGTTGCCGCGACCATCGCGCTGCGGCTGACGGGGTTAGCGATTCGACCCGCGATCGGAATGGGAATTGGTCTTGCGCATGTGGGGGAATTTGCGTTCGTGCTCGCGCTTTTGGGATACGAATCGGGGGTCGTCAGCCACTCGGCCTATGAGAAAATCGTAGCTCTGGCCGTTGGCACATTGTTGTTGACACCACCGCTGATGAAGCTCGGGTTTCGTTGGACACGTGATGAAACGGAGATGGACAGCGGTCAGGTCACGGACGTGGCGCCGCGCCGTGAAAGCCATCGCGTGGCCGTGATTGGTGCCGGCCCCATTGGTCGGCAGGTCGCATCGCAGTGGGAAATCGAAGGCAAAGATGTTTGTGTGGTTGATTTAAGTCAAATCAATTTGCACGCATTTGCCCAGGAAGGGTTTCGCACCGTTTGTGGCGATGCGACGGAAGCACAAACATTGCAATTTGCCGAAGTCGATCGTTGCTTTGCGGTCGCCGTTTGCGTGCCAGTCGATGCCGTTGCGATTCGCACCGTACGAAAGATTCGTCAATTGAATCGACAAGCGTTGATTGTTGTCCGGTGCCGGTATCAAGCAACGTTGCCGAAACTGAAATCTGTCGGCGCCGATCACGTTGTCAGCGAGGAAGCGGAGGCGTCGATCGCATTGACTAGGTTCTTGGCGACTGCCGGCGCAAAGGCCTCCGATGAAGGTTCGCAAAACGTTTGA
- a CDS encoding M16 family metallopeptidase, protein MTCLSLPAAAQDSDAATNQTAQSSDGNSPNQDETSIMKVTEIEGITEYRMDNGVKVLLFPDPSKEVVTVNMTVFVGSRHEGYGEAGMAHLLEHMLFKGTPSHPNVPKSLQDRGARFNGTTWLDRTNYYETLPASDENLEFALKLESDRLVNSLIRGEDLESEMTVVRSEFEQGENSPVRVLMQRMQAAAYEWHNYGRTTIGNRSDIERVPVVRLRRFYRKFYRPDNIMVVVAGKFDPDTAIEMLQKTFGKLQVPDSPIDDTYTVEPAQDGERTVVLRRVGDVQWAGSAYHVPAGSHQDYAAVAVLQYILGDEPSGRLYKSLVETELASNVYAMVNGLYEPGLFKVLAEVPKDQSIEEARLKLIEVMERSFTESPVTEAELDRAVQNLLKQRELQAADSDRIAVALSDWAAQGDWRLYFLFRDNLEKLTIKQVQQVAQTYFIRDNRTVGLFIPTDEVQRVTVPESPDLATVLDGYKGREAVSQGEQFDPDPLAIQARVQQGELTGGIEYALLPKKTRGESVVLQLRLRFGTGQTLNERRGAVELLGLAMARGTEKLDYQELQDELTRLRAELSMFSQIGQLNVQVQTKREFVPEVIALIGDLVRHPRFDSDELEVIRRQILTSLEQNMNDPGSQAARAVQRALSPDDPSNIRYVQTLEEEIAMYESVTIDEIRELYNEFLGNQAGQLIAVGDFEPEAIVDGFSSFLTDWKSDEPYERIGRSTIVLDSALRPIIETPDKENAVLYGGQQYALSDTSDEYAALVLGNFILGSSGLSSRLGDRVRQQEGLSYGVGTGLTAYAKDELVSLTLYAITNPTNREKIVEVITEVINDLRENGVTEDELQRAKTAYLQKQRVGRTQDRNLAVLLGNNLFYDRTMEHQARYEQQIADASLEQVNQAIRNHIDPEKMIIALAGDFAGAEVTAP, encoded by the coding sequence ATGACTTGCCTGTCGTTGCCCGCGGCTGCCCAGGACTCCGATGCGGCTACCAATCAGACCGCCCAATCATCCGACGGTAATTCGCCGAACCAAGACGAAACATCGATCATGAAAGTCACTGAAATCGAGGGCATCACCGAATACCGGATGGACAACGGCGTCAAAGTCTTGCTGTTCCCCGATCCCTCCAAAGAAGTGGTGACCGTCAACATGACGGTCTTCGTCGGATCGCGGCACGAAGGCTATGGCGAAGCCGGCATGGCGCACCTTCTGGAACACATGTTGTTCAAAGGCACTCCCTCGCACCCCAACGTTCCAAAGTCGCTTCAAGATCGTGGTGCTCGATTCAACGGCACGACCTGGCTAGACCGAACCAACTACTACGAAACGCTACCCGCCAGTGACGAGAACCTGGAGTTCGCTCTCAAACTGGAATCGGATCGCTTGGTCAACAGCCTCATTCGTGGCGAAGACCTGGAAAGCGAAATGACCGTGGTGCGAAGCGAATTTGAGCAAGGCGAAAATTCGCCCGTCCGTGTGCTGATGCAACGCATGCAAGCGGCTGCCTATGAGTGGCACAACTACGGCAGAACGACAATCGGAAACCGCAGTGACATCGAACGAGTCCCGGTCGTTCGCCTTCGCCGCTTCTATCGAAAGTTCTATCGACCCGACAACATCATGGTGGTCGTCGCCGGCAAATTTGATCCGGATACCGCGATCGAGATGCTGCAAAAGACATTCGGCAAATTACAGGTTCCTGATTCGCCGATTGACGACACCTACACCGTTGAACCCGCTCAAGACGGCGAAAGAACCGTCGTCCTACGCCGTGTGGGTGACGTCCAATGGGCAGGTTCCGCCTACCATGTCCCTGCCGGCAGCCATCAAGATTATGCCGCGGTCGCCGTGCTGCAGTACATCCTGGGCGATGAACCATCGGGGCGTTTGTACAAATCGCTGGTCGAAACGGAATTGGCCAGCAACGTCTACGCCATGGTAAACGGGCTGTACGAACCAGGACTATTCAAAGTCCTTGCCGAAGTCCCCAAAGATCAGTCGATCGAGGAAGCTCGTTTGAAGTTGATCGAAGTGATGGAACGTTCGTTCACAGAATCGCCCGTCACCGAAGCTGAACTGGACCGTGCCGTTCAAAATCTTCTGAAACAGCGTGAATTACAAGCTGCCGACAGTGACCGTATCGCGGTGGCCCTCAGCGACTGGGCCGCTCAAGGTGACTGGCGACTGTACTTCCTGTTCCGCGACAACTTGGAAAAGCTGACCATTAAACAAGTGCAACAGGTCGCACAAACGTATTTCATTCGCGACAACCGAACCGTGGGCTTGTTCATCCCGACCGATGAAGTACAGCGAGTCACCGTCCCGGAATCTCCGGACTTGGCGACCGTGCTGGATGGTTACAAAGGCCGCGAAGCCGTATCCCAGGGCGAACAATTCGATCCGGATCCCTTGGCCATCCAGGCTCGGGTGCAACAGGGTGAATTGACCGGAGGAATCGAATACGCACTGCTACCCAAAAAGACGCGAGGCGAATCGGTCGTCCTGCAACTTCGATTGCGTTTCGGGACGGGACAAACCTTAAACGAACGACGTGGTGCGGTGGAATTACTGGGTCTGGCAATGGCTCGAGGCACCGAAAAACTTGACTACCAGGAACTTCAGGACGAACTGACTCGCCTGCGTGCCGAACTTTCCATGTTCAGCCAGATTGGTCAATTGAATGTTCAAGTCCAAACCAAACGCGAGTTCGTCCCAGAAGTCATTGCATTGATCGGCGACTTGGTCCGCCATCCGCGTTTTGACTCCGACGAATTGGAAGTCATTCGGCGTCAGATTTTGACGAGCCTGGAACAAAACATGAACGATCCCGGATCACAAGCCGCGAGAGCCGTGCAACGTGCTTTGTCACCGGACGATCCGTCAAACATTCGATACGTGCAAACACTCGAAGAAGAGATTGCCATGTACGAATCGGTGACGATCGATGAGATCCGCGAGTTGTACAACGAGTTCCTGGGCAATCAGGCCGGCCAATTGATTGCCGTCGGAGACTTTGAACCCGAAGCCATCGTCGACGGGTTTTCTTCGTTTCTGACCGACTGGAAAAGTGATGAGCCGTACGAACGAATCGGGCGGTCGACGATTGTGCTTGACAGTGCACTTCGCCCGATCATCGAAACTCCCGACAAGGAAAACGCAGTCTTGTACGGCGGCCAGCAGTATGCGCTGTCCGACACTTCGGACGAATACGCTGCTTTGGTCTTGGGCAACTTTATCCTGGGCAGCAGCGGGCTGAGCAGTCGCCTGGGCGATCGCGTCCGACAACAAGAAGGCCTGTCATATGGTGTGGGAACCGGATTGACCGCCTACGCAAAAGACGAGCTTGTCAGCCTGACGCTGTACGCAATCACGAATCCCACGAACCGCGAGAAGATCGTGGAAGTGATCACCGAGGTCATCAATGACCTAAGAGAAAATGGTGTGACAGAGGATGAATTGCAAAGAGCGAAGACCGCCTACCTGCAAAAACAACGTGTGGGTCGAACGCAAGATCGAAATCTGGCCGTTCTGCTAGGCAACAACCTGTTCTATGACCGCACGATGGAGCACCAAGCTCGCTACGAACAACAGATTGCCGATGCCAGCTTGGAACAGGTCAATCAAGCGATTCGAAACCACATTGATCCTGAAAAGATGATCATCGCCTTGGCCGGCGACTTTGCAGGAGCGGAAGTCACCGCCCCCTAA
- a CDS encoding dihydroorotase, with the protein MTALLIENGRLVDPSVGWDGPARLLVVDGIVAAIDPSDGDIPQGADRIDASGQIVAPGLVDLAAELRDPGREEDESIQTGSDAALAGGYTSVLCSASTSPVIDTPAAVELVRQKSAQASGVRVHVIACLSKGREADQMAELGLLSDAGAVAFSDAPYPMPNDALLKRALEYCRMLNKPIFDRPEVPVLASSGVMHDGQVSLVLGLRGLPTEAEDLAVARDVRLAEATGGWLHVGPVSTMGSIDLLRRVKSRGVQVTASSCPHNLFLTDSELRSYDSRFKVHPPLRSPRHVEALRLAIADGTIDAIVSGHMPRATEKKSNDLDRAPFGAAALETSLSSVATFMVRPGHLTWADAIDRLSTAPARIAGINAGGLSVGQAGDIVIFDPSAQWTVDGSKFRSRCKSSPLDGKQLEALVTRTIVGGQVKFARS; encoded by the coding sequence ATGACAGCTTTGCTCATTGAAAACGGCCGATTGGTTGATCCGTCGGTCGGATGGGACGGACCCGCCCGCTTGCTGGTCGTCGACGGAATCGTCGCAGCCATCGATCCGTCCGACGGCGACATCCCCCAAGGCGCCGATCGCATCGACGCGTCCGGACAAATCGTTGCACCGGGGCTGGTCGACTTGGCAGCGGAACTTCGAGATCCGGGACGTGAAGAAGACGAGTCCATCCAAACCGGAAGCGATGCGGCGTTGGCCGGCGGATACACGTCCGTACTGTGCAGCGCCAGCACATCGCCGGTCATCGACACGCCAGCGGCAGTGGAACTGGTCCGACAGAAATCCGCACAAGCTAGCGGCGTCCGAGTCCACGTGATCGCGTGCCTCAGCAAGGGCCGCGAAGCGGATCAGATGGCGGAACTCGGTTTGCTGTCGGATGCCGGCGCGGTCGCGTTCAGCGATGCGCCTTACCCGATGCCCAACGATGCCTTGCTGAAGCGTGCGTTGGAGTACTGTCGGATGCTGAACAAGCCGATTTTTGATCGTCCGGAAGTTCCCGTGCTGGCCAGTAGCGGCGTGATGCATGATGGCCAGGTATCCCTTGTCCTTGGGCTTCGCGGTCTACCGACTGAAGCGGAAGACTTGGCGGTCGCACGAGACGTCCGCTTGGCCGAGGCGACCGGCGGATGGTTGCACGTCGGACCGGTCAGCACGATGGGTTCGATCGACTTGCTGCGACGCGTTAAATCACGCGGCGTCCAGGTCACCGCCTCGTCCTGTCCGCACAATCTGTTCCTGACCGATTCTGAATTGCGGTCGTACGATTCCCGCTTCAAGGTTCACCCGCCACTACGCAGCCCGCGACATGTCGAAGCATTGCGTTTGGCGATTGCCGACGGAACGATCGATGCGATCGTCAGCGGCCACATGCCACGCGCAACGGAAAAGAAATCCAACGATCTGGATCGAGCGCCGTTTGGCGCTGCAGCTTTAGAAACCTCGCTATCAAGTGTCGCAACATTCATGGTCCGCCCCGGACACCTGACATGGGCAGACGCGATCGACCGTCTGTCGACCGCACCGGCACGCATCGCCGGGATCAATGCCGGTGGCCTCTCGGTGGGGCAAGCCGGCGATATCGTGATCTTTGATCCCAGCGCTCAGTGGACCGTTGACGGATCAAAGTTTCGATCGCGATGCAAGAGCAGCCCGCTTGATGGAAAGCAACTTGAAGCATTGGTGACCCGCACGATTGTCGGTGGTCAGGTCAAATTTGCTCGCAGTTGA
- a CDS encoding Rieske (2Fe-2S) protein: protein MKPSETQQSDDSWTDVLASSDLPDASAKEVVFGDCVVAIFRVDGRLYALDGLCAHQGGPIAEGHVGHDVDGNPCVTCPWHGWQYEMATGIQVVNRQPLQRCIGVREVAGRIQLRANLT, encoded by the coding sequence ATGAAACCCAGCGAGACTCAGCAATCCGACGACTCGTGGACCGACGTGCTGGCTTCATCGGACCTTCCCGATGCGTCTGCGAAGGAGGTCGTCTTTGGTGATTGCGTCGTGGCAATCTTTCGGGTCGATGGTCGCTTATACGCTTTGGATGGCCTATGCGCGCACCAGGGTGGACCGATTGCCGAGGGGCATGTAGGACATGATGTCGACGGCAATCCGTGCGTGACATGCCCATGGCATGGATGGCAGTATGAGATGGCAACCGGGATTCAGGTCGTTAATCGTCAGCCGTTGCAGCGATGCATCGGCGTTCGTGAAGTGGCGGGCCGCATTCAACTGCGAGCAAATTTGACCTGA
- a CDS encoding DUF423 domain-containing protein, translated as MPCLPTDAQSHHWLGWAGVCGGLAVLIGAFGAHGLPDHLSAMGLDQALIQRRLDQFDVGARYHLAHAVALLALSALPTSRRHAWTVRWAYRLMWAGVLLFSGSLYLLVLTNTPWLGAITPLGGLAWIAAWTLLAIAGFFPVRNGDQHHRKTQTIAPEPDSAESRSGAPR; from the coding sequence GTGCCGTGCTTGCCGACCGATGCTCAAAGTCACCACTGGCTGGGTTGGGCCGGCGTGTGTGGCGGATTGGCGGTGTTGATCGGGGCATTCGGTGCCCACGGATTGCCCGATCACTTATCCGCAATGGGTTTGGACCAGGCTTTGATCCAACGCCGCTTGGATCAATTCGATGTGGGGGCCCGCTATCACTTGGCTCACGCGGTCGCCCTGCTGGCATTGTCGGCTTTGCCCACAAGCCGACGTCACGCCTGGACCGTGCGTTGGGCTTACCGGCTGATGTGGGCCGGTGTCCTCCTATTTTCCGGCAGCCTATACCTACTGGTGTTGACCAACACCCCATGGTTGGGCGCGATCACTCCGCTTGGCGGTTTGGCATGGATCGCCGCATGGACGCTGTTGGCAATCGCCGGATTTTTCCCCGTCCGAAATGGTGACCAACATCACCGCAAAACACAGACAATTGCACCGGAGCCGGATTCGGCGGAAAGCCGGTCGGGAGCCCCACGTTGA